The following proteins come from a genomic window of Natronosalvus vescus:
- a CDS encoding AAC(3) family N-acetyltransferase translates to MGLERGDELVVHGSLSSIGWVEGGAETVVDALCAAVGDTRTVVVPTFTPFVVREEPFDSAETRSRTGAITEALRTREHAVRSDHPTHFVSALGPAAEPLTDGHALERSLGRDSPLDRLARRGGKILLLGVGHERNSTIHMAEALADLPYKTGTNEVLIRGADDAIRTVEAATVGCGKGFSAFEPVLEEVGLLTRGRIGEADAQVLPGKGLLEERPAFALCDESDCWWCPEAKQMV, encoded by the coding sequence ATGGGCCTCGAGCGCGGCGACGAGCTCGTCGTCCACGGTTCGCTCTCGAGCATCGGCTGGGTCGAAGGCGGTGCCGAGACCGTCGTCGACGCGCTGTGCGCGGCCGTCGGCGACACCAGAACCGTCGTCGTCCCGACGTTCACTCCCTTCGTCGTCCGCGAGGAACCGTTCGACAGCGCGGAAACCCGCTCTCGAACCGGTGCGATAACCGAAGCGCTGCGGACGCGCGAGCACGCCGTCCGGAGCGATCATCCAACGCACTTCGTCTCGGCTCTCGGCCCGGCTGCTGAACCGCTGACGGACGGCCACGCACTCGAGCGTTCGCTGGGCCGCGATAGCCCGCTGGATCGCCTCGCTCGCCGCGGCGGGAAGATCCTCCTGCTGGGTGTCGGTCACGAACGCAATTCGACGATTCACATGGCCGAAGCGCTCGCCGACCTGCCGTACAAGACGGGCACCAACGAGGTGCTGATTCGTGGCGCGGACGACGCTATCAGAACGGTCGAGGCGGCGACGGTCGGCTGTGGGAAGGGGTTCTCGGCTTTCGAACCGGTTCTCGAGGAGGTGGGGCTCCTCACACGCGGTCGTATCGGTGAGGCCGACGCACAGGTACTTCCAGGAAAGGGGCTGCTCGAGGAACGTCCCGCGTTCGCACTGTGTGACGAGTCGGACTGTTGGTGGTGTCCTGAAGCGAAGCAAATGGTGTGA